A stretch of the Ischnura elegans chromosome 5, ioIscEleg1.1, whole genome shotgun sequence genome encodes the following:
- the LOC124159339 gene encoding E3 ubiquitin-protein ligase TRIM37-like isoform X1, with protein MAGKSSVNKKLCSSSVETLTEVFRCFICMEKLQDAHLCPHCSKLCCFACIRRWLTEQRSQCPHCRATLFLFELVNCRWVEDVTQKLESLSAAKSESEGPGGSGNDDIPASERCPDHPGEHMTVFCESCSKCICHRCALWGGTAHAGHSFKPIAEVYEQHVQRIKAEVSELQQRQLKLANVMVKVEHNVEAVREARDDKVNEVHRAVESMILHLDSQLRSNILTLTGRKGLLVQESDKLDAVINDVEHKISTCSHAELIRQSKDILDNIKATQRRPLTHLVAAPILGEFKSEIVPPYDSGTFVIQNFGRLQAKADAVYSPPLHVHGLCWRLKVYPNGNGIVRGLYLSVFLELTAGLPESSKYGYRIEMIHQVTRDQQRSIVREFASDFEVGECWGYNRFFRLDLLTREGYMDSSNGTLELRFHVRAPTYFQKCRDQEWYISQLQALEAQYSAQINELKEKRGKDDGFNMSSNVASDATSDRSGPITQRQPRRESQICSEEPIRESNANSDAETGHFSIKSNSESFKSGSSRIAEIFDSLDDDSDVVSHDPSEDGSSDEVMYLSSSPLRFRILQESPVSAQNASNGVNRVKFRKSSSWVCSTPTSASLQRYTFACNRSRPSHYHSLSNAHVEAGGPSPLPTSDYGCDLSDFLDSSSKIADEASSPTLHGTLFNRVTTTELDESGPVEMAFVAKRKVNVGHSNIEGDGLNFKMSCASDDLEGASVSPSQVRTAHEGLASSTSATGEESSPRQPPVPHQSSHDLRHLPLRNSCQNCASNQPSAFLPSVNESTATVETGNCENVNAVNESCN; from the exons acaTTGACGGAGGTCTTCCGATGTTTCATATGCATGGAAAAACTGCAAGATGCACATCTTTGCCCTCATTGCTCCAAGCTCTGCTGTTTTGCATGTATTCGCCGTTGGTTGACGGAGCAAAGATCTCAGTGTCCTCATTGCCGGGCAACATTATTTCTCTTTGAATTAGTCAACTGTCGGTGGGTCGAAGATGTCACCCAGAAGTTAGAAAGCCTAAGTGCAGCTAAGTCAGAGAGTGAAGGCCCTGGGGGTTCTGGAAATGATGACATACCTGCATCAGAGAG GTGTCCTGACCACCCTGGTGAGCATATGACTGTATTTTGTGAGTCATGCTCCAAGTGCATCTGCCACCGATGTGCCTTATGGGGTGGGACTGCCCATGCTGGTCACTCATTTAAGCCAATTGCCGAGGTCTACGAGCAGCATGTGCAGAGAATCAAGGCTGAAGTTTCGGAACTCCAGCAACGCCAATTGAAACTAGCCAATGTGATGGTGAAAGTT gaacACAATGTGGAAGCTGTTCGTGAAGCACGTGATGATAAAGTTAATGAAGTACACCGTGCAGTTGAGTCAATGATATTACATCTGGATTCTCAGTTGCGCTCCAATATTTTGACTCTCACAGGCCGGAAAGGGCTATTAGTGCAAGAATCTGATAAACTGGATGCAGTAATCAATGATGTGGAGCACAAGATATCTACTTGCTCTCATGCCGAGCTGATTCGCCAGTCTAAGGATATTTTGGATAATATCAAAGCCACCCAACGTAGACCATTAACTCATTTAGTTGCAGCCCCAATACTTGGGGAATTTAAAAG TGAAATTGTCCCCCCTTATGATTCTGGGACATTTGTGATACAAAATTTTGGGAGATTGCAAGCGAAAGCAGATGCGGTGTATTCTCCTCCTCTTCATGTTCATGGCCTCTGCTGGAGGCTTAAAGTGTATCCAAATGGAAATGGTATTGTCAGAGGCCTTTATCTCTCAGTATTTTTGGAGCTCACAGCAGGACTACCAGAGTCTTCTAA GTATGGATACCGTATTGAAATGATTCATCAGGTAACACGTGACCAACAAAGAAGTATAGTGAGAGAATTTGCTTCAGATTTTGAGGTTGGAGAGTGTTGGGGATACAACCGATTTTTCCGATTGGATTTATTGACACGAGAAGGCTATATGGACAGTTCTAATGGCACTCTGGAATTAAG ATTTCACGTTCGAGCACCGACCTATTTTCAAAAGTGTCGAGACCAAGAGTGGTATATAAGTCAACTGCAAGCCCTGGAAGCTCAATATTCAGCtcaaattaatgaattaaaggag AAAAGAGGGAAAGATGATGGTTTCAACATGAGCTCCAATGTGGCTTCAGATGCTACAAGTGACAGATCAGGCCCTATTACACAAAGGCAGCCCAGGAGAGAAAGTCAGATTTGTAGTGAAGAACCTATTAGAGAGTCAAATGCAAATTCTGATGCAGAAACTGGGcatttctcaataaaatccaACTCAGAGTCTTTCAAGTCAGGATCTTCTCGGATTGCAGAAATTTTTGATTCCTTGGATGACGATAGTGAT GTTGTATCACATGACCCAAGTGAGGATGGTAGTAGTGATGAGGTGATGTATCTATCATCATCTCCTCTTCGTTTTAGAATTCTGCAAGAATCTCCCGTCTCTGCTCAGAATGCAA GCAACGGTGTAAATAGGGTCAAGTTCCGCAAGTCATCATCGTGGGTGTGTTCAACTCCTACTAGTGCATCACTTCAAAG ATATACCTTTGCCTGTAATCGTTCTCGTCCCAGTCATTACCATAGCTTGTCTAATGCTCATGTTGAAGCTGGTGGTCCATCTCCTCTGCCAACATCTGATTATGGATGTGATTTAAGTGATTTCCTGGATTCCTCATCCAAAATTGCTGATGAAG cTTCATCACCAACACTACATGGTACTTTATTCAATCGAGTGACCACAACAGAACTAGATGAAAGTGGTCCTGTTGAAATGGCTTTCGTAGCAAAAAGGAAAGTTAATGTAGGTCACTCTAACATTGAG GGGGATGGTCTGAATTTCAAAATGTCATGTGCCTCTGATGATTTGGAGGGTGCAAGCGTGTCACCCTCCCAAGTTAGAACTGCCCATGAAGGATTAGC TTCATCGACAAGTGCAACTGGAGAGGAGTCATCTCCTCGTCAGCCTCCAGTCCCTCATCAGTCAAGCCATGACCTTAGGCATTTACCCTTGAGGAATTCATGCCAGAATTGTGCCTCCAATCAGCCGTCTGCATTCCTGCCTTCGGTGAATGAAA GTACTGCTACTGTAGAAACTGGGAACTGTGAAAATGTGAATGCAGTTAATGAATCCTGCAACTGA
- the LOC124159339 gene encoding E3 ubiquitin-protein ligase TRIM37-like isoform X2: MAGKSSVNKKLCSSSVETLTEVFRCFICMEKLQDAHLCPHCSKLCCFACIRRWLTEQRSQCPHCRATLFLFELVNCRWVEDVTQKLESLSAAKSESEGPGGSGNDDIPASERCPDHPGEHMTVFCESCSKCICHRCALWGGTAHAGHSFKPIAEVYEQHVQRIKAEVSELQQRQLKLANVMVKVEHNVEAVREARDDKVNEVHRAVESMILHLDSQLRSNILTLTGRKGLLVQESDKLDAVINDVEHKISTCSHAELIRQSKDILDNIKATQRRPLTHLVAAPILGEFKSEIVPPYDSGTFVIQNFGRLQAKADAVYSPPLHVHGLCWRLKVYPNGNGIVRGLYLSVFLELTAGLPESSKYGYRIEMIHQVTRDQQRSIVREFASDFEVGECWGYNRFFRLDLLTREGYMDSSNGTLELRFHVRAPTYFQKCRDQEWYISQLQALEAQYSAQINELKEVVSHDPSEDGSSDEVMYLSSSPLRFRILQESPVSAQNASNGVNRVKFRKSSSWVCSTPTSASLQRYTFACNRSRPSHYHSLSNAHVEAGGPSPLPTSDYGCDLSDFLDSSSKIADEASSPTLHGTLFNRVTTTELDESGPVEMAFVAKRKVNVGHSNIEGDGLNFKMSCASDDLEGASVSPSQVRTAHEGLASSTSATGEESSPRQPPVPHQSSHDLRHLPLRNSCQNCASNQPSAFLPSVNESTATVETGNCENVNAVNESCN; the protein is encoded by the exons acaTTGACGGAGGTCTTCCGATGTTTCATATGCATGGAAAAACTGCAAGATGCACATCTTTGCCCTCATTGCTCCAAGCTCTGCTGTTTTGCATGTATTCGCCGTTGGTTGACGGAGCAAAGATCTCAGTGTCCTCATTGCCGGGCAACATTATTTCTCTTTGAATTAGTCAACTGTCGGTGGGTCGAAGATGTCACCCAGAAGTTAGAAAGCCTAAGTGCAGCTAAGTCAGAGAGTGAAGGCCCTGGGGGTTCTGGAAATGATGACATACCTGCATCAGAGAG GTGTCCTGACCACCCTGGTGAGCATATGACTGTATTTTGTGAGTCATGCTCCAAGTGCATCTGCCACCGATGTGCCTTATGGGGTGGGACTGCCCATGCTGGTCACTCATTTAAGCCAATTGCCGAGGTCTACGAGCAGCATGTGCAGAGAATCAAGGCTGAAGTTTCGGAACTCCAGCAACGCCAATTGAAACTAGCCAATGTGATGGTGAAAGTT gaacACAATGTGGAAGCTGTTCGTGAAGCACGTGATGATAAAGTTAATGAAGTACACCGTGCAGTTGAGTCAATGATATTACATCTGGATTCTCAGTTGCGCTCCAATATTTTGACTCTCACAGGCCGGAAAGGGCTATTAGTGCAAGAATCTGATAAACTGGATGCAGTAATCAATGATGTGGAGCACAAGATATCTACTTGCTCTCATGCCGAGCTGATTCGCCAGTCTAAGGATATTTTGGATAATATCAAAGCCACCCAACGTAGACCATTAACTCATTTAGTTGCAGCCCCAATACTTGGGGAATTTAAAAG TGAAATTGTCCCCCCTTATGATTCTGGGACATTTGTGATACAAAATTTTGGGAGATTGCAAGCGAAAGCAGATGCGGTGTATTCTCCTCCTCTTCATGTTCATGGCCTCTGCTGGAGGCTTAAAGTGTATCCAAATGGAAATGGTATTGTCAGAGGCCTTTATCTCTCAGTATTTTTGGAGCTCACAGCAGGACTACCAGAGTCTTCTAA GTATGGATACCGTATTGAAATGATTCATCAGGTAACACGTGACCAACAAAGAAGTATAGTGAGAGAATTTGCTTCAGATTTTGAGGTTGGAGAGTGTTGGGGATACAACCGATTTTTCCGATTGGATTTATTGACACGAGAAGGCTATATGGACAGTTCTAATGGCACTCTGGAATTAAG ATTTCACGTTCGAGCACCGACCTATTTTCAAAAGTGTCGAGACCAAGAGTGGTATATAAGTCAACTGCAAGCCCTGGAAGCTCAATATTCAGCtcaaattaatgaattaaaggag GTTGTATCACATGACCCAAGTGAGGATGGTAGTAGTGATGAGGTGATGTATCTATCATCATCTCCTCTTCGTTTTAGAATTCTGCAAGAATCTCCCGTCTCTGCTCAGAATGCAA GCAACGGTGTAAATAGGGTCAAGTTCCGCAAGTCATCATCGTGGGTGTGTTCAACTCCTACTAGTGCATCACTTCAAAG ATATACCTTTGCCTGTAATCGTTCTCGTCCCAGTCATTACCATAGCTTGTCTAATGCTCATGTTGAAGCTGGTGGTCCATCTCCTCTGCCAACATCTGATTATGGATGTGATTTAAGTGATTTCCTGGATTCCTCATCCAAAATTGCTGATGAAG cTTCATCACCAACACTACATGGTACTTTATTCAATCGAGTGACCACAACAGAACTAGATGAAAGTGGTCCTGTTGAAATGGCTTTCGTAGCAAAAAGGAAAGTTAATGTAGGTCACTCTAACATTGAG GGGGATGGTCTGAATTTCAAAATGTCATGTGCCTCTGATGATTTGGAGGGTGCAAGCGTGTCACCCTCCCAAGTTAGAACTGCCCATGAAGGATTAGC TTCATCGACAAGTGCAACTGGAGAGGAGTCATCTCCTCGTCAGCCTCCAGTCCCTCATCAGTCAAGCCATGACCTTAGGCATTTACCCTTGAGGAATTCATGCCAGAATTGTGCCTCCAATCAGCCGTCTGCATTCCTGCCTTCGGTGAATGAAA GTACTGCTACTGTAGAAACTGGGAACTGTGAAAATGTGAATGCAGTTAATGAATCCTGCAACTGA